The sequence below is a genomic window from Flavobacterium sediminilitoris.
GCACCACATGATCACCAACATATAGTAGGTACATATCATTTAGCAGAGAAATCTCATATAGAAAAAGCCATTAATAATGCGCTTGAATCTAAGAAAAAATGGGCTGCAATGTCATGGGAAAATCGTGCTGGTATTTTCTTAAAAGCAGCAGAATTATTAGCAGGTCCTTACCGTGCTAAAATAAATGCAGCAACAATGATTGCGCAATCAAAAACAATTCATCAAGCCGAAATTGATTCAGCTTGTGAATTAATCGATTTCTTACGTTACAACGTAGAATTCATGACTAAAATCTACGCTGATCAACCAGCATCTAATTCAGATATGTGGAACAGAGTTGAATACAGACCATTAGAAGGTTTTGTATATGCAATTACTCCTTTCAACTTTACAGCTATTGCAGGAAATTTACCATCAAGTGCTGCTTTAATGGGGAATGTAGTAGTTTGGAAACCAGCGGCAACTCAAATATATTCTGCAAATGTAATCATGCAAGTTTTCAAAGAAGCAGGTTTACCAGATGGTGTTATCAATATGGTAATGGGTGATTCTGGAATGGTTTCAGATGTAATTTTATCTAACCCACACTTAGCCGGTGTTCACTTCACTGGATCTACAGGAGTTTTCAATGACATTTGGAAAACTATTGGAAATAACATTGCAACTTATAAAACATATCCAAGAATCGTTGGAGAAACAGGTGGAAAAGATTTCATTATTGCACATCCATCTGCTAACGCAAAACAAGTAGCAACAGGAATTACTCGTGGTGCTTTTGAATTCCAAGGACAAAAATGTAGCGCTGCTTCTCGTGTTTATATTCCACAAAGTTTATGGCCTTCTGTAAAATCTAATGTAGAAGCAGATTTAGCTTCAATAACAATGGGGTCTCCAGAAGACATGAGCA
It includes:
- the pruA gene encoding L-glutamate gamma-semialdehyde dehydrogenase — translated: MLKGFFNVPKAVNEPVKAYAPGSPERELVSAVYKEMWNSKVDVPLYIGNEEIRTGNTKTLSAPHDHQHIVGTYHLAEKSHIEKAINNALESKKKWAAMSWENRAGIFLKAAELLAGPYRAKINAATMIAQSKTIHQAEIDSACELIDFLRYNVEFMTKIYADQPASNSDMWNRVEYRPLEGFVYAITPFNFTAIAGNLPSSAALMGNVVVWKPAATQIYSANVIMQVFKEAGLPDGVINMVMGDSGMVSDVILSNPHLAGVHFTGSTGVFNDIWKTIGNNIATYKTYPRIVGETGGKDFIIAHPSANAKQVATGITRGAFEFQGQKCSAASRVYIPQSLWPSVKSNVEADLASITMGSPEDMSNFVTAVISEASFDKLARYIDQAKKDSDAEVIIGGNYDKSKGYFIEPTVILTTNPKYSTMETELFGPVVTIYVYEDAKWTETLKLVDETSEYALTGAVFSQCRYAVEEATVALQNAAGNFYINDKPTGAVVGMQPFGGARGSGTNDKAGSAQNLLRWVSPRTIKETFVTPEDYRYPFLG